AACGAGATCGCCATGAAGATCGCCCTGCGCCCGGACAAGCGCATCGGCGCCGACGAGGTCTGGGACAAGGCCGAGCACGCCCTGCGCGCCGCCCTCCAGGCGGCCGGCGTGGCCTGGGAGGAGCTGCCGGGCGAGGGTGCCTTCTACGGCCCCAAGATCGAGTACCACATGAAGGATTCCATCGGCCGCGCCTGGCAGGTGGGCACGATGCAGGTCGATTTCATGATGCCCGAGCGCCTGGGTGCGGAATATGTCGACGAAAACAGCCAGCGGCAGCACCCGGTCATGCTCCATCGGGCCATCGTCGGCTCGATGGAGCGGTTCATCGGTATCCTGATCGAGCACCACGCGGGCTTGCTTCCGACGTGGCTTGCCCCCATTCAGGCGGTTGCGTTCAGCATTACCGACGCTCAGGCCGATTACGTGCAAGAGGTAACCCAAGCCCTTGTCGGACAAGGGTTCAGGGTAAACTCCGATTTGCGCAACGAAAAAGTCGGATATAAAATCCGCGAGCACACGTTGCAGAAGGTGCCTTATCTGATCGTGGTCGGTGACCGCGAGAAAGAAACAGGTACCATCTCCGTACGTACCCGCGGCGGCGAGGACCTCGGCAGCATGCCGTTGGCCCAGTTCGTCGAACGTTTGGAAGCCGAGACCCGTCGCTGACGCCACGGGTCCGGTATTGGGATCAATCTTCTGGAGGATAGCGGTATCGCTACGACCGATAACAAGGGCAATCGCAAGAACAGAGACATTCGTGTCCCGCAGGTCCGCGTGCTTGGCGCGGAAGGCGAGCAGCTCGGCATCATGCGGACGGAAGACGCCATCAAGGCCGCCGAAGAGCTGGGCATGGATCTGGTCGAAATCCAGCCGAACGGCGATCCGCCGGTCTGCAAGATCATGGATTACGGCAAGTTCAAGTTCGAGGCCCAGAAGAAGGCCTCGGCTGCGAAGAAGAAGCAGAAGCAGGTCGAGATCAAGGAAGTGAAGTTCCGCCCCGTCACCGACGAGGGCGACTACCAGATCAAGCTGCGCAAGATGCGCGAGTTCCTGGAAGAAGGCGACAAGGTCAAGGTCACCATCCGCTTCCGCGGCCGCGAAATGTCCCACCAGGACCTCGGCCAGAACCTGGCGCGCCGGGTCCAGACGGACATCGGCGAAGATGGCGTGGTGGAGTCCTTCCCCCGTCTCGAAGGCCGCCAGATGGTCATGATGATCGGCCCGAAGAAGAAGATCTGAACCCAGAAAGGCGCCCCAGGGCGCCTTTTTTTGCGAACCAGACGGGGGGTGTGTAGGAGCGCACGCTGTGCGCGATCCGGGCTCGCCCCACCTCTTCCTCATCCCCGCGTTGTCGGCTTTTCGCGCACAACGTGCGCTCCTACACGTTCTTCGTGTATCATCGCCGGCTCGGCCCGCATGGATGGGCCGTACCACCGTACCCGGCAGGAAGGAAAGTGCTTGTCCCGCAAGGGCTTGCCGCCGGATCAGTCAGCAACCGAATACGGAGCATTCCGATGCCCAAGATCAAGACCAACCGGGCGGCAGCGAAGCGTTTTCGCAAGACCGCATCCGGCAAGTTCAAAGCCGGTCATGCCTTCAAGTCACATATCCTGACCAAGAAGTCGACCAAGCGTAAGCGCGGCCTGCGCGCTCCCAATCACGTCAAAGCTTGCGACACCAAGGGTGTAGCTCGCATGTTGCCGTATCTCTAAGGGAGGGTTGAACCATGGCTCGTGTTAAGCGTGGCGTTACCGCCCGTCGTCGTCACAAAAAAATCCTCGGCCGTGCGAAGGGCTACTACAACGCCCGTCGCAAGGTATTCCGCGTAGCCAACCAGGCCGTCATCAAGGCTGGCCAGTACGCCTATATCGGCCGCAAGCAGCGCAAGCGCCAGTTCCGCGCCCTGTGGATCGTCCGTATCAACGCTGCTGCCCGTCAGTTCGGTCTGTCGTACAGCCGCCTGATCAACGGTCTGACCAAGGCCGAGATCGCCGTCGACCGCAAGGTCCTCGCCGACCTCGCCGTGCACGACATCAAGGCATTTGGCGTGATCGCAGAGAAGGCCAAGGCCAGTCTGGCTGCGTAATCCGCTTTGAACGCGCGATAGCGATGTCGCGCGAAGATGGATGACGTGGGGAGAAGGCCTTGCCTTCTCCCCATTTCTTTTTTGGACGTCAGGAAATCCGATGGAATCGATCGAGCATATCGACGCGTCCTTGCGCGACATCGATGCGGCCGCCTCGCTGGAGGCGCTGGACGCCGTCCGCGTTGCGCTGCTGGGCAAGAACGGTGCAGTCACCGCGGCGCTCAAGGCCCTGGGCCAGTTGCAGGGCGATGAACGCAAGGCGCGCGGCGCCGAGGTCAATCGCGTCAAGGAGCGTCTCACCGACGCCATTGCCGCCCGCCGCCAGGCGCTGGAGCAGGCCGAACTGGATCGCCGCCTCGCCTCGGAACGCATCGACGTCACGCTGCCGGGCCGCGATGGCGAATACGGCGGGATCCATCCGATCACGCGTGCGCTCGAGCGCATCGCCGATATCTTCGGTCGCCTCGGCTACCAGCGTGCCGATGGTCCCGAGATCGAGGACGACTGGCACAACTTCGAAGCACTGAATTTCCCGCCGCACCATCCCGCGCGCGCGATGCACGACACCTTCTACTTCGGCGACGGTCGGCTGCTGCGCACGCATACCTCGCCGGTGCAGGTGCGCTCGATGCAGGGGCGCCAGCCGCCCATCCGCATCATCGCGCCGGGCAAGGTATACCGCAGCGATTCGGACCAGACGCACTCGCCGATGTTCCACCAGATCGAAGGCCTGCTGGTGGACGAGACCTCCAGCTTCGCCGACCTGAAAGGCACGCTGGCCGAGTTCATCCGCGCGTTCTTCGAGCGCGATTTCGAGATGCGCTTCCGTCCCAGCTACTTCCCGTTTACCGAGCCCTCGGCGGAAGTCGATATCCGCTGGGATGCCGAGGACGGTTCCACGCGCTGGCTGGAAGTGCTCGGCTGCGGCATGGTCCACCCGACCGTGCTGGCCAACTGCGGCATCGATCCGGAGCGTTACACCGGCTTCGCCTTCGGCCTGGGCGTGGAGCGCTTTGCGATGCTGCGCTATGGCGTCGGCGACCTGCGCGCCTTCTTCGAGAACGACCTGCGCTTCCTTCGCCAGTTCGCCTGA
This DNA window, taken from Luteibacter sp. 9135, encodes the following:
- the infC gene encoding translation initiation factor IF-3 — protein: MATTDNKGNRKNRDIRVPQVRVLGAEGEQLGIMRTEDAIKAAEELGMDLVEIQPNGDPPVCKIMDYGKFKFEAQKKASAAKKKQKQVEIKEVKFRPVTDEGDYQIKLRKMREFLEEGDKVKVTIRFRGREMSHQDLGQNLARRVQTDIGEDGVVESFPRLEGRQMVMMIGPKKKI
- the rpmI gene encoding 50S ribosomal protein L35, with the protein product MPKIKTNRAAAKRFRKTASGKFKAGHAFKSHILTKKSTKRKRGLRAPNHVKACDTKGVARMLPYL
- the rplT gene encoding 50S ribosomal protein L20, which encodes MARVKRGVTARRRHKKILGRAKGYYNARRKVFRVANQAVIKAGQYAYIGRKQRKRQFRALWIVRINAAARQFGLSYSRLINGLTKAEIAVDRKVLADLAVHDIKAFGVIAEKAKASLAA
- the pheS gene encoding phenylalanine--tRNA ligase subunit alpha, with the protein product MESIEHIDASLRDIDAAASLEALDAVRVALLGKNGAVTAALKALGQLQGDERKARGAEVNRVKERLTDAIAARRQALEQAELDRRLASERIDVTLPGRDGEYGGIHPITRALERIADIFGRLGYQRADGPEIEDDWHNFEALNFPPHHPARAMHDTFYFGDGRLLRTHTSPVQVRSMQGRQPPIRIIAPGKVYRSDSDQTHSPMFHQIEGLLVDETSSFADLKGTLAEFIRAFFERDFEMRFRPSYFPFTEPSAEVDIRWDAEDGSTRWLEVLGCGMVHPTVLANCGIDPERYTGFAFGLGVERFAMLRYGVGDLRAFFENDLRFLRQFA